A genomic region of Metopolophium dirhodum isolate CAU chromosome 1, ASM1992520v1, whole genome shotgun sequence contains the following coding sequences:
- the LOC132937403 gene encoding uncharacterized protein LOC132937403 translates to MFSTLILETLKDSNVVYELADELKKPGIAVKIGLGDLKNIQTTEQIKDMFQTFCDVGKPFMIVFNENSENCLENVKLKVIENGSYINSKYLMKRTSTQTDTSKVIDQQARSRSLIFYNAAESDGNNEDDISLIRSVLRVMTRNIAPALVTRLGKKTSEPRPLKVTFHDPSDIFIVLKNKYKLCTSSTFSSIQISTDRTKMQRNELRDIIKKLDERKAAGESNIVLKFDKGVPTISKY, encoded by the exons atgttttctACATTGATTTTGGAAACATTGAAAGATTCAAATGTTGTATATGAATTGGCTGATGAATTGAAGAAG CCTGGAATAGCTGTTAAAATAGGACTcggtgatttaaaaaatattcaaacaactGAACAAATTAAAGATATGTTTCAAACATTTTGTGACGTCGGAAAGCCATTTATGATT gtgttCAATGAAAACTCTGAAAATTGTCTAgaaaatgtcaaattaaaagttatagaaAATGGATCatatattaattctaaatatttaatgaaacgtACATCAACACAaactg ATACATCCAAAGTTATTGATCAACAGGCAAGATCacgaagtttaattttttataatgctgCAGAATCTGATGGAAATAATGAAGATGACATATCTCTAATAAGATCTGTCTTACGTGTTATGACTCGTAATATTGCTCCAGCATTAGTCACTAGACTAGGAAAAAAAACAAGTGAACCTCGGCCACTTAAAGTTACTTTTCATGATCCAtcagatatttttattgtacttaaaaataaatacaaactgtGCACTTCATCTACATTCAGTTCCATTCAGATATCTACAGATCGTACTAAAATGCAACGAAATGAACTTCGTGATATCATAAAAAAACTCGATGAACGTAAAGCAGCCGGTGAATCCAACATAGTGTTGAAGTTTGACAAAGGCGTTCCAACCATTTCAAAATACTAG
- the LOC132939048 gene encoding uncharacterized protein LOC132939048 produces the protein MDAVEVAAATAYCAFALSLRFHITGSSWYNSKNLNVNSFVQSHNKKQVLEFLSLNTLTEVYFQPSCIKNVSFVTTNHKMEKRKKDRQSILLWNSLYNKVTEFEELKIVTVEIEGNWFRGKLISYNEFKTENTLIQLIDYGNFYETKLENLFVIPYYFIYEPLVLPVTFKDFILKKTKFSIKPLLSETKLHEGVVLVDVKCNDRKLENCVNEKQLLESKKDIDSANDSKIISVKNNITNRHDNNELSSYVSRTLRKGSFISEKNLNNVPLKNEDYCILTYFEDFTCLYVGKAIKCGNTGSYNFVDYDTLLNTANSTDKILKYNPAVGDMVKVFFICK, from the exons ATGGACGCTGTCGAGGTGGCCGCTGCTACAGCCTATTGTGCATTTGC ATTAAGCTTACGGTTCCATATAACAGGTTCATCTTGGTACAACTCCAAAAACTTAAACGTTAATTCGTTTGTCCAATCACACAACAAAAAACAAGTTTTGGAGTTCTTGTCTTTGAACACTTTGACCGAG gtttaTTTTCAAccaagttgtattaaaaatgtaagttttgtAACAACCAATCATAAAATGGAAAAGCGAAAAAAAGACAggcaatcaattttattatggaatagcttatataataaagttacagaatttgaagaattaaaaatagtaactgTTGAAATTGAAGgcaactg GTTCAGAGGGAAACTAATTAGTtacaatgaatttaaaactgaaaataccttaattcaattaattgatTATGGCAATTTCTATGAAACTAAATTAGAGAATCTGTTTGTCattccatattattttatatatgaacCATTA GTTTTACCAGTCACATTCAAAGATTTTATTCTGAAGAAAACAAAATTTTCTATAAAACCCCTTCTGTCAGAgact aAACTACATGAAGGAGTTGTTCTTGTTGATGTCAAATGCAATGATAGAAAGTTGGAAAATTGTgttaatgaaaaacaattattagaatcaaaaaaaga caTTGACTCTGctaatgattcaaaaattataagtgtaaaaaataatataaccaatCGCCATGATAATAACGAATtaag CTCATATGTATCTAGAACTCTCAGAAAAGGTAGCTTCATTAGCGAAAAAAATCTGAACAATGTGCCATTAAAAAATGAGGATTATtgcattttgacttattttgaagaTTTTACTTGTTTGTATGTTGGAAAAGCTATAAAATGTGGCAATACTGGCAGTTACAATTTCGTTGATTATGATACTCTATTAAACACTGCTAATAGTACAG ataaaatactaaaatataatccaGCTGTGGGAGACATGGTCAAAGTTTTTTTCATCTGTAAATGA